From the Opitutaceae bacterium genome, one window contains:
- the pstC gene encoding phosphate ABC transporter permease subunit PstC, which yields MLAAPPPPQNEAPAPLAIIKTRTRFFGLTFDECIQAFFGGNALMAVIILGLITVFLFKEGAAFFTQNHSNLTVYRKAGLEYIDIFRVAEASHTSLSRDLNDIRLASLRYLTEVEKVPLVEANERLAAFDEYAGRFGDAVTPLRGLVSDYGELAVAIKTKFTITEDAKTEREQYLAVGKKEEADKVVINEVNFEQELMPVLASKEQFREAVEILARETRSLIDQMPAVVGADPRSIAKFKVDAEAQLASLPDVLARMEAWDFRKPVAWYERFTAFLFGRQWLTASFWQDWYGVVPLFVGSLLVSAVALTLAVPLGVGAAIYVNQLANQQEQRFVKPAIEFISAFPSVVLGFFGIAVLGETLRQFSQAEWLSWFPGFPIIERLNILTAGCLLALISVPTIFTLSEDALNNVPRAFKEASYALGANRLQTIIRIIVPAALSGIISAILLGFGRVIGETMVVLLCAGNRIAIPDFSAGIGVVTQPVHTMTGIVAQEMGEVVRGSIHYRALFVIGIVLFFLSLLINFLAQKIVRRYRISIG from the coding sequence ATGCTCGCCGCTCCTCCCCCGCCACAGAACGAAGCGCCGGCGCCGTTGGCCATCATCAAGACGCGCACGCGGTTCTTCGGACTCACGTTCGACGAATGCATCCAGGCATTCTTCGGCGGAAACGCCCTCATGGCCGTGATCATTCTCGGCTTGATCACAGTGTTCCTCTTCAAGGAGGGCGCGGCATTTTTCACACAGAATCACTCGAACCTGACCGTCTACCGCAAGGCTGGGCTCGAGTATATTGACATTTTCCGTGTGGCCGAGGCGTCGCACACGTCGCTGTCTCGTGACCTCAATGACATCCGCCTTGCGTCGCTGCGGTATTTGACCGAGGTGGAGAAGGTTCCGCTCGTCGAGGCCAACGAGCGGCTTGCCGCCTTCGACGAGTATGCCGGCCGTTTTGGCGACGCGGTCACGCCTTTGCGCGGGTTGGTTTCCGACTACGGCGAACTCGCCGTGGCGATCAAGACGAAGTTCACGATCACCGAGGACGCCAAGACCGAGCGCGAGCAGTATCTCGCCGTTGGCAAGAAGGAGGAGGCGGACAAGGTGGTGATCAACGAGGTGAATTTTGAGCAGGAGCTCATGCCGGTGCTCGCATCGAAGGAGCAGTTTCGCGAAGCGGTCGAGATCCTTGCACGTGAAACGCGTTCACTCATTGATCAGATGCCCGCCGTCGTAGGAGCGGATCCAAGGTCCATCGCCAAGTTCAAGGTCGATGCGGAGGCACAGTTGGCCTCGCTTCCGGATGTCCTTGCTCGCATGGAAGCGTGGGATTTCCGCAAGCCGGTTGCGTGGTACGAACGTTTCACGGCGTTTCTCTTTGGACGTCAGTGGCTGACGGCGAGCTTCTGGCAGGATTGGTATGGGGTGGTGCCGCTGTTCGTCGGATCACTCCTCGTGTCGGCCGTGGCCTTGACCCTGGCCGTGCCGCTCGGTGTCGGCGCCGCAATCTACGTGAACCAGTTGGCGAACCAGCAGGAGCAGCGCTTCGTGAAGCCTGCGATCGAGTTTATTTCGGCTTTTCCGTCCGTCGTGCTCGGTTTCTTCGGTATCGCAGTGCTGGGTGAGACCCTGCGTCAGTTTTCCCAGGCTGAATGGCTCTCCTGGTTCCCGGGTTTCCCAATCATTGAGCGGCTCAACATTCTCACAGCGGGATGCCTCCTGGCGCTCATCTCGGTGCCCACCATTTTCACCTTGTCTGAGGATGCGTTGAACAATGTGCCGCGCGCCTTCAAGGAGGCGTCGTATGCGCTCGGGGCAAATCGCCTGCAGACCATCATCCGAATCATCGTCCCGGCCGCCCTTTCTGGCATCATTTCCGCCATCTTGCTCGGTTTCGGGCGTGTGATCGGTGAAACCATGGTCGTGTTGCTCTGTGCCGGTAATCGCATTGCCATCCCGGATTTCAGCGCGGGCATAGGTGTGGTGACCCAACCGGTGCACACGATGACGGGCATCGTCGCCCAAGAAATGGGTGAGGTGGTGCGCGGCAGCATTCACTACCGGGCGCTTTTCGTCATCGGCATCGTTCTCTTCTTCCTTTCCCTGCTCATCAACTTCCTGGCGCAGAAGATCGTGCGCCGGTATCGCATTTCGATCGGCTGA
- the pstA gene encoding phosphate ABC transporter permease PstA → MATDPNPFAPKVTLARRWEIVVKWIFRFSTYIILACGLAIFGTIVIRGSSTVFTSSFPFINMTFLGTAPETLHIFEYKGEQREMGDREFREFSTAEAAKARERGEEFTAIKVKESIVYSSGGIFPCIVGTILLVVGSMTIALLLGVAAAIYLSEYAKPGPIVELIRLSILNLAGVPSIVFGLFGFGLFVLFAPTIGAAPDPSVFNFQLWPLPYYLNFGGWNVSLLAGWFTLAFMVLPVVITASEESLKAVPRGFREGSLALGATKWMTIRKAVLPYAMPGILTSSILGIARVAGETAPIMFTAAYVIRDRLPWEVTRFSEAIFQGVMALPYHIYVVSSKIPQNEYSERVQYGTAFVFLFIVAGIALSSILLRNRLRRRYQW, encoded by the coding sequence ATGGCTACCGACCCAAATCCCTTCGCTCCCAAGGTCACGCTCGCCCGTCGTTGGGAGATCGTGGTCAAATGGATTTTCCGCTTCTCGACCTACATCATTCTCGCATGCGGCCTGGCCATTTTCGGGACGATCGTCATCCGCGGAAGTAGCACGGTGTTCACGAGCTCTTTCCCGTTTATCAACATGACGTTTTTGGGCACAGCGCCCGAGACCCTCCATATCTTTGAATACAAGGGCGAACAACGGGAGATGGGAGATCGGGAGTTTCGAGAATTCTCCACCGCGGAGGCCGCGAAGGCGCGGGAGCGGGGCGAGGAATTTACGGCCATCAAGGTAAAGGAGAGCATCGTTTACTCGTCCGGCGGCATTTTCCCCTGCATCGTTGGCACCATCCTCCTCGTGGTGGGCTCGATGACAATCGCCCTCCTGTTGGGTGTAGCGGCTGCGATCTACCTGAGCGAGTACGCTAAACCAGGACCGATCGTGGAGCTCATTCGCCTCTCCATTCTCAATCTGGCGGGCGTTCCTTCGATCGTGTTCGGACTCTTCGGTTTTGGATTGTTTGTGTTGTTCGCTCCTACCATCGGGGCAGCTCCAGACCCGTCGGTTTTTAACTTTCAGCTCTGGCCGTTGCCGTATTATCTGAATTTCGGCGGCTGGAACGTCTCGCTCCTGGCGGGCTGGTTCACACTCGCGTTCATGGTGTTGCCTGTGGTGATCACAGCATCCGAGGAATCACTCAAAGCGGTGCCACGAGGATTTCGAGAAGGCTCACTGGCGCTCGGCGCGACCAAGTGGATGACCATACGCAAGGCAGTGCTCCCGTACGCCATGCCGGGCATTCTGACTTCGTCCATCCTTGGCATCGCCCGCGTCGCCGGTGAAACCGCGCCGATCATGTTCACGGCTGCCTACGTGATCCGCGACCGCCTGCCGTGGGAGGTTACCCGCTTCTCTGAAGCCATTTTCCAGGGTGTCATGGCTTTGCCTTACCACATCTACGTGGTGAGTTCCAAGATCCCGCAGAATGAGTATAGCGAGCGCGTTCAATACGGCACCGCGTTTGTCTTCCTCTTCATCGTCGCCGGCATCGCGCTGTCCTCGATTCTGCTTCGCAACCGCCTTCGCCGTCGCTACCAATGGTAA
- the pstB gene encoding phosphate ABC transporter ATP-binding protein PstB: MENTSTATPLPRPSGPARSASLEPSQTLIDIENVDFFYAAKQALFDVNLKIDAKRVTAFIGPSGCGKSTLLRCLNRMNDLIDGAAVKRGSIKIRGIDIHRPDVDAIELRKRVGMVFQKSNPFPKSIYENVVYGLRIQGINNKAKLDEVVERSLRGAALWEEVKDRLHESGLGLSGGQQQRLCIARAIAVEPEVILMDEPCSALDPIATAKVEELIHEIKKQYTIIIVTHSMQQAARCSDKTAFFYMGRLIEYSDTKTIFMNPSNPQTEAYVSGRFG, from the coding sequence ATGGAAAACACCTCCACTGCCACGCCCTTGCCGCGCCCGTCCGGTCCAGCTCGTTCTGCATCGCTCGAACCCTCGCAGACGCTGATCGACATCGAGAACGTCGATTTTTTCTATGCCGCCAAGCAGGCCCTTTTTGATGTCAACTTGAAGATCGATGCCAAGCGCGTGACCGCCTTCATCGGTCCTTCCGGCTGCGGCAAGTCGACTCTGCTTCGCTGCCTCAACCGCATGAACGACCTGATTGACGGTGCGGCGGTGAAGCGTGGGAGCATCAAGATCCGTGGCATCGACATCCATCGTCCCGATGTAGACGCGATCGAACTGCGGAAGCGCGTCGGCATGGTTTTCCAGAAGTCGAATCCTTTCCCGAAGAGCATCTACGAGAACGTTGTTTACGGGCTCCGCATCCAGGGGATCAACAACAAGGCAAAGCTGGATGAGGTAGTGGAGCGCAGTCTGCGCGGCGCAGCTCTCTGGGAAGAGGTGAAGGATCGCCTGCACGAGAGCGGCCTTGGCCTCTCGGGCGGTCAGCAACAGCGCCTCTGCATCGCACGCGCAATCGCGGTCGAGCCCGAGGTCATCCTGATGGACGAGCCTTGTTCGGCGCTTGATCCGATCGCCACGGCCAAAGTCGAAGAATTGATCCACGAGATCAAGAAACAGTACACGATCATCATCGTGACTCACTCGATGCAGCAGGCGGCGCGTTGTTCGGACAAGACCGCTTTCTTTTACATGGGTCGTCTGATTGAGTATTCGGACACTAAGACCATCTTCATGAACCCGTCCAACCCGCAGACGGAGGCCTACGTCTCAGGCCGCTTCGGTTGA
- the phoU gene encoding phosphate signaling complex protein PhoU has translation MKRFFDTELETFRSQLILMGERSMEQVRLALRALTEANVSLADQVIAADDEIDQLEIKIDEEAVRYMNLRAPIASELRLVIVGMKASHDLERVGDEATSIARRAVKLSAEPQLKPYVDIPRMGGIALEMLRDSLDCFLHGDTEKAMAIIRRDAEVDSLNKQLYRELTSYMVEKPINISRALELMFVSKSIERIADHATNIAEEMVYLAQARDIRHSEEVKKNGGISA, from the coding sequence ATGAAACGATTCTTCGATACTGAACTCGAAACCTTTCGCTCGCAGCTGATCCTCATGGGTGAGCGCTCGATGGAACAGGTGCGTCTCGCGCTGCGCGCCCTCACGGAGGCGAATGTCTCCCTCGCCGACCAGGTAATCGCGGCTGACGATGAAATCGACCAGCTTGAGATCAAGATCGACGAGGAGGCCGTTCGCTACATGAACCTTCGGGCGCCAATCGCATCCGAACTCCGTTTGGTGATCGTTGGCATGAAGGCTTCGCATGATCTTGAGCGGGTGGGCGATGAGGCCACGAGCATCGCCCGGCGCGCGGTGAAACTTTCTGCCGAGCCCCAGCTGAAGCCCTACGTGGACATCCCGCGCATGGGCGGCATCGCCCTGGAGATGTTGCGCGACTCGCTCGACTGTTTCCTTCATGGTGACACCGAAAAGGCCATGGCAATCATCCGCCGTGATGCCGAGGTGGATTCGCTCAACAAGCAACTTTATCGCGAGCTCACCAGCTACATGGTTGAGAAGCCGATCAATATCTCCCGCGCTCTGGAGCTGATGTTCGTTTCAAAGTCCATTGAGCGAATCGCCGATCACGCCACGAACATTGCGGAGGAGATGGTTTATCTCGCGCAAGCCCGTGACATCCGCCACTCGGAGGAAGTGAAGAAGAACGGCGGAATCAGCGCCTGA
- a CDS encoding endonuclease/exonuclease/phosphatase family protein, with amino-acid sequence MPPSSNTRLRIVSYNIAHGRGLHPIQGLSMRRTLKRNLDRIAELLVTLKPDIVALQEIDQHSWWAGRFDQLDYLKSATGFEHAAFGLNNRRGGMFPLNYGNAILSRHPIRFIENVAFGRKRWGEKGFLFAEIELGKNCVPLFNMHLHYRSRSERLRQAQWVASYLEAQKRARGDTWSVSPVLCGDLNNPARTGDATASLFRYFATHGHYTLFPQRARTFPSPLPRRTLDFIFLPPGCDEVFCLVVKSLLSDHLPVLVECSLS; translated from the coding sequence GTGCCCCCTTCGAGCAACACCCGGCTCCGGATTGTAAGCTACAACATCGCCCATGGGCGGGGCCTGCACCCAATCCAAGGTTTGAGCATGCGCCGCACGCTCAAGCGCAACCTCGACCGCATTGCCGAGCTGCTTGTCACCTTGAAACCCGACATCGTCGCCCTTCAGGAAATTGACCAGCATTCCTGGTGGGCCGGACGCTTCGACCAACTGGACTACCTCAAGTCAGCCACCGGTTTCGAGCATGCGGCCTTCGGCCTCAACAACAGGAGAGGAGGCATGTTCCCTCTCAATTACGGCAACGCGATTCTCTCTCGTCACCCCATTCGTTTTATCGAAAACGTCGCCTTCGGTCGCAAACGGTGGGGAGAGAAGGGCTTTCTTTTCGCGGAGATCGAGTTGGGGAAGAACTGCGTGCCGCTGTTCAACATGCACCTGCATTACCGATCGCGCTCCGAGCGACTCCGGCAGGCCCAGTGGGTAGCTTCTTATCTGGAGGCGCAAAAGCGTGCCCGGGGCGACACTTGGTCCGTTTCACCCGTATTATGCGGCGACCTGAACAATCCCGCCCGCACGGGCGACGCGACAGCTTCCCTTTTCCGCTATTTCGCGACCCATGGCCATTACACGCTTTTTCCCCAGCGGGCTCGCACGTTTCCGTCGCCTCTCCCCCGACGCACCCTCGATTTCATCTTCCTTCCGCCGGGGTGCGACGAGGTGTTTTGCCTCGTGGTGAAGTCGCTCCTTTCAGATCACCTCCCGGTTCTCGTCGAATGCTCCCTGTCTTGA
- the trpA gene encoding tryptophan synthase subunit alpha, which produces MDRITQAFARARTENRAAFVAYLCAGDPDLETSLAACRAVIENGVDVLELGVPFSDPLADGLTNQLAAQRALESGVRSPQVLELVRRIRAFSQVPIVFYTYYNLVFANGVKASIAEAKAAGVDGILVLDLPPEESGELTRACNETVMKTVFIVAPTTPPARLERIARVTTGFIYYVSREGVTGVRDSVADSVPAAVAEIRRHCALPVVVGFGISRREHVSQVARVADGAVVGSALVNCIRDNLGKREAIVAALESKMRDLTAGLARS; this is translated from the coding sequence ATGGACCGCATCACCCAAGCCTTCGCCCGTGCCCGCACCGAGAATCGCGCTGCGTTTGTCGCCTACCTCTGTGCCGGTGATCCGGACCTGGAGACTTCGTTGGCGGCCTGCCGCGCGGTGATCGAGAATGGCGTCGATGTCCTCGAGCTGGGCGTGCCTTTTTCAGATCCGCTCGCTGACGGCCTCACCAACCAGCTTGCGGCACAACGGGCCCTTGAGAGCGGCGTGCGCTCTCCCCAGGTGCTTGAGCTTGTTCGCCGGATCCGCGCCTTCAGCCAGGTGCCGATTGTGTTTTATACCTACTACAATCTGGTGTTCGCAAACGGTGTGAAGGCGAGCATTGCCGAGGCGAAAGCCGCTGGTGTCGACGGCATTCTGGTTCTCGATCTTCCTCCTGAGGAAAGCGGTGAACTCACCCGGGCCTGCAACGAGACAGTGATGAAGACTGTCTTCATCGTGGCACCGACCACGCCGCCCGCGCGTCTCGAACGGATTGCCCGCGTCACGACCGGGTTCATCTATTATGTTTCGCGTGAGGGCGTGACGGGTGTCCGCGATTCGGTGGCAGATTCAGTGCCGGCGGCCGTGGCTGAGATTCGGCGTCATTGCGCACTTCCGGTGGTGGTCGGCTTCGGCATCTCGCGCCGCGAGCATGTGTCGCAGGTGGCTCGCGTGGCCGACGGGGCGGTGGTCGGCAGCGCCCTCGTGAACTGCATCCGCGACAACCTCGGCAAACGCGAGGCAATCGTCGCCGCACTCGAATCAAAGATGCGCGACCTGACCGCCGGGTTGGCCAGGAGTTGA
- a CDS encoding UDP-2,3-diacylglucosamine diphosphatase has product MEQKPLKFRTVIISDVHLGTHDCRIREVNHFLKYTQCQRLILNGDIIDGWRLKRGGHWPKAHTRFVRLVLKKLEKKDTEVIYLRGNHDDVLAKILPLDFENLRIVEDYIHETARGRYLVLHGDVFDTVTQNFVFLAYLGDWGYRALMRINRLYNKVRKWQGKEYYSVSKAIKARVKSAVNHVSKFEDHISALARSRDCIGVMCGHIHTAADRMIGDIHYLNSGDWVESMTGIVEHYDGRLELVDFATFSKQFPLPPEEPENADLPLLPAGPAVISTPGQPGGQVAHL; this is encoded by the coding sequence ATGGAGCAGAAGCCGCTCAAGTTCCGCACTGTCATCATCTCCGACGTCCATCTGGGAACGCACGACTGCCGCATCCGCGAAGTAAACCACTTCCTGAAGTACACGCAGTGCCAGCGGCTGATCCTCAACGGTGACATCATCGACGGGTGGCGCCTCAAACGTGGCGGTCATTGGCCAAAGGCTCACACGCGGTTTGTCCGCCTCGTGCTCAAGAAGCTGGAGAAGAAGGACACCGAGGTCATCTACCTGCGCGGCAACCACGATGACGTGCTCGCCAAGATCCTTCCGCTCGACTTCGAGAATCTCCGGATCGTGGAGGACTACATTCACGAAACGGCGCGAGGCCGCTACCTGGTGCTCCACGGAGATGTCTTCGACACCGTCACGCAGAATTTTGTGTTTCTCGCCTACCTCGGCGACTGGGGATATCGCGCTCTGATGCGGATCAACCGCCTCTACAACAAGGTGCGCAAATGGCAGGGCAAGGAGTACTACTCTGTCAGCAAGGCCATCAAGGCACGTGTGAAATCGGCGGTAAACCACGTCTCCAAGTTCGAGGACCACATCTCGGCCCTCGCCCGGAGTCGCGATTGTATCGGGGTGATGTGCGGCCACATTCACACTGCGGCGGACCGCATGATCGGGGACATACACTACCTCAACTCGGGCGACTGGGTGGAGTCGATGACAGGCATCGTGGAGCATTACGACGGTCGCCTCGAACTGGTCGACTTCGCGACGTTTTCCAAGCAATTCCCGCTGCCCCCGGAAGAACCGGAGAATGCAGACCTGCCTCTGCTGCCGGCAGGACCGGCCGTGATCTCAACTCCTGGCCAACCCGGCGGTCAGGTCGCGCATCTTTGA
- a CDS encoding diacylglycerol kinase family lipid kinase, with translation MESDHPTLRASPDLRPDGPARGRDRFKLIFNPKSGRNARDTRILERARRFVQECPGAELAFTEAPHHATELAREAAEAGFDCVVAIGGDGTLNEVAAALAGTEVSLGLVPCGSGNGLGRHLGIPGPGRGAFKTLLEGRIRTIDTGVVNGIPFFNAMGLGFDAEISQRFNRLTRRGLGAYVRTTLRLLHAYQPEHYTIEWPGGGLRLEAFILAIANSDQYGNDCFIAPGARVDDGLVNLTALPRVSLGNAIPLAIRLFNRSIHQAGTVKTGQAPSFVIHRSRPGLVHTDGEIREMPQTLHVACRPRSLNIRVPGTSRS, from the coding sequence ATGGAGTCCGATCATCCAACGCTTCGAGCAAGCCCTGATCTTCGCCCAGACGGGCCGGCCCGCGGCCGCGACCGTTTCAAGCTGATCTTCAACCCTAAGTCGGGGCGCAATGCGCGCGACACCCGGATCCTGGAAAGGGCCCGGCGTTTTGTGCAGGAGTGCCCCGGTGCAGAACTTGCCTTTACCGAGGCCCCGCACCACGCCACTGAACTCGCGCGCGAGGCGGCCGAGGCGGGCTTCGACTGCGTTGTCGCGATCGGGGGCGATGGCACCCTGAACGAGGTGGCCGCCGCCCTTGCGGGCACCGAGGTTTCCCTCGGCCTGGTGCCCTGCGGCTCGGGGAACGGGCTCGGGCGACACCTGGGCATTCCGGGCCCCGGGCGCGGGGCCTTCAAGACGCTGCTTGAGGGGCGTATCCGAACCATCGATACAGGTGTCGTCAATGGCATCCCGTTTTTCAATGCAATGGGCCTCGGGTTCGACGCGGAGATCAGCCAGCGCTTCAACCGGCTCACACGCCGGGGCCTCGGCGCCTACGTTCGCACCACCCTGCGCCTCCTCCACGCGTATCAGCCGGAGCACTACACGATCGAATGGCCGGGCGGCGGGCTCCGGCTTGAGGCTTTCATCCTCGCAATCGCAAACTCCGACCAGTATGGGAATGACTGCTTCATCGCCCCGGGCGCGCGGGTCGACGACGGGCTGGTGAACCTCACGGCTCTTCCACGCGTCAGCCTTGGCAATGCCATCCCGCTCGCCATCCGCCTGTTCAATCGCAGCATCCACCAGGCGGGGACTGTCAAGACCGGGCAGGCGCCGAGCTTCGTCATTCATCGCTCGCGCCCGGGCCTCGTGCACACGGACGGTGAAATCCGGGAAATGCCCCAAACACTTCATGTGGCGTGCCGACCGCGAAGTCTGAACATTCGGGTTCCGGGTACGTCACGATCCTGA
- a CDS encoding glycosyltransferase family 1 protein, producing the protein MKLCLVTETYPPEINGVAMTLATWVEGLSKRGHRIWLVRPNRAELSPTPAEFCEGECRVPGFHAPGYPQIKIGFPMRGRLRRFWQLNRPDVVHVTTEGPLGLAAVSVARSLGLPCTSTFHTNFHEYGEHYAGRWLTRPALGYLRWFHNRCAATLAPTEELAGQLAAEGFTGTGVLGRGVDTERFAPQKRSDIWRRNHGIAPETLAVLHVSRLAKEKNYPLLLETWRAIHNAVPQSRLVIVSDGPLRRKLEQQVPEAVFTGFISREELAVAYASCDLFPYPSETETFGNVVTEGLASGLPVLAYDYAAAGKYIRNGENGATVRKGEAKAFVDTAIGLATHPNLRQRLGGAARESAHTLSWSPIIQRFEQALIFAQTGRPAAATVSS; encoded by the coding sequence GTGAAACTCTGCCTGGTGACCGAGACCTATCCTCCGGAGATCAATGGCGTGGCGATGACGCTCGCCACCTGGGTCGAGGGCCTGTCGAAGCGCGGGCATCGTATCTGGCTCGTCCGGCCGAATCGGGCTGAGCTCAGCCCCACTCCCGCCGAGTTCTGCGAGGGCGAGTGCCGCGTCCCGGGCTTTCACGCTCCCGGATACCCGCAGATCAAGATTGGCTTCCCGATGCGGGGCCGCCTTCGCCGCTTCTGGCAACTGAATCGACCCGACGTGGTGCACGTAACGACCGAGGGGCCGCTGGGGCTGGCGGCGGTTTCGGTGGCGAGATCCCTGGGTCTTCCGTGCACCTCCACTTTCCACACGAACTTCCATGAGTACGGCGAGCACTATGCCGGCCGCTGGCTAACGAGGCCGGCATTGGGGTACCTGCGCTGGTTCCACAACCGCTGCGCGGCCACGCTTGCGCCGACTGAGGAACTCGCGGGTCAGCTTGCCGCAGAAGGTTTCACCGGCACGGGCGTGCTCGGACGAGGGGTCGACACCGAACGTTTCGCCCCGCAGAAGCGCTCGGACATCTGGCGGCGGAATCACGGCATTGCGCCGGAAACGCTCGCCGTCCTACACGTAAGCAGGCTTGCGAAGGAGAAAAACTACCCGTTGCTGCTGGAGACATGGAGAGCGATTCACAACGCGGTCCCCCAGTCGCGCCTGGTGATTGTGAGCGACGGACCACTGCGTCGCAAGTTGGAGCAACAGGTGCCGGAAGCGGTGTTCACCGGTTTCATCAGCCGCGAGGAGCTTGCGGTTGCGTATGCCTCCTGCGACCTGTTCCCCTACCCCAGTGAAACGGAGACCTTTGGAAACGTTGTCACGGAAGGGCTTGCAAGCGGCCTCCCTGTGCTCGCTTACGACTACGCAGCCGCGGGCAAGTACATCAGAAATGGCGAGAATGGCGCCACCGTTCGCAAAGGGGAGGCCAAGGCCTTTGTTGACACTGCCATTGGTCTCGCCACCCATCCCAACCTTCGCCAGCGTCTAGGCGGCGCCGCGCGCGAATCCGCCCATACACTCTCATGGAGTCCGATCATCCAACGCTTCGAGCAAGCCCTGATCTTCGCCCAGACGGGCCGGCCCGCGGCCGCGACCGTTTCAAGCTGA
- the miaA gene encoding tRNA (adenosine(37)-N6)-dimethylallyltransferase MiaA — MCPTLYVLTGPTAVGKTELALAWAEQNGAEIVSCDSLLFYRGMDIGTAKPTREELARVRHHLVDVVEPHEPMDVARYVEAARQAVEDCLARGAPVLVVGGSGFYLKAFFGPVTDEVEVPEAIRLRVRETEAVGGVAKLRLDLEALCPDGLDGLDLANPRRVARALERTLASGKTYRQLRDAFAKLPGPFARFAVQLAVLDRPPEELDARVRQRVEAMLAAGLVDEVRRLRETGFERNPSASGAIGYRETLAVLRGEAPASTLAAEIAANTRALVKKQRTWFRTQLPPHQPRHPESVAVESLFQTASPTQ; from the coding sequence ATGTGTCCCACCCTCTACGTTCTCACTGGTCCTACAGCCGTGGGTAAAACCGAGCTGGCGCTAGCCTGGGCCGAGCAAAACGGGGCGGAGATTGTTTCCTGTGACTCGCTTCTGTTCTACCGCGGCATGGACATCGGCACGGCGAAGCCAACACGGGAGGAACTTGCCCGTGTCCGCCACCACCTTGTTGACGTGGTTGAACCGCACGAGCCCATGGATGTGGCACGCTATGTCGAGGCGGCCCGCCAGGCGGTCGAGGATTGCCTGGCTCGGGGTGCGCCGGTGCTCGTCGTGGGCGGAAGCGGATTTTATCTGAAGGCATTTTTCGGACCGGTCACGGACGAGGTGGAAGTGCCGGAAGCGATTCGTCTGCGGGTACGGGAGACTGAAGCCGTTGGGGGCGTGGCGAAGCTGAGACTGGACCTGGAGGCGCTGTGCCCTGACGGCCTCGACGGTCTCGACCTCGCGAATCCGCGACGAGTGGCCCGGGCTTTGGAGCGCACCCTCGCGTCAGGAAAAACCTACCGGCAACTGCGCGACGCGTTTGCGAAATTGCCCGGACCATTCGCCCGGTTTGCGGTCCAGCTGGCCGTGCTCGATCGCCCTCCCGAAGAGCTGGATGCCCGGGTGCGCCAGCGCGTGGAGGCGATGCTTGCTGCGGGCCTGGTCGATGAAGTGCGACGGTTGCGCGAGACCGGCTTTGAGCGCAACCCGTCAGCGAGCGGGGCAATTGGCTACCGGGAGACGCTGGCTGTCTTGCGAGGCGAGGCGCCTGCCTCGACTCTCGCGGCAGAGATCGCTGCCAACACGCGGGCTCTCGTCAAGAAGCAGCGGACGTGGTTTCGCACGCAACTGCCTCCCCATCAGCCTCGTCACCCCGAATCAGTCGCGGTGGAATCGCTCTTCCAGACGGCGAGCCCCACGCAGTGA